The region TGGAAAAGTATCCTATATATTCAATAGAGTTCAATAAGGATGAAATTTTTTTAAAAACTACCAAAGAAATTGTAGAATACTTTGTAGAAAAAATACAAAACCACCCAGTAGCAGTAAATATAGCAGTTTTTGATCACTATAATCATACTAAAAAACTAGATGGTGTTATAAACGATGAAATCTTAGATGCTCAAAATGTTATATTTTGTTTTGGGGCTGCTCTTCCTAGTTCAAAAATATTAGCAGCCAGACCTAGAAGCATAGGTGTATCTGAGTTAAAAGATAAATTTTCTATAGATTTCATAGAAGCACCAAATGAAAAATTAACTGAGGTTATGAAAGAGTGGGTTTTAGATTTAAAATCTAAGTAACATATCTTTTAATTTCTTCTTTTAAACCGAACAGCATTACTAATAGGGTTGGCAATGATATTTTGCTGATACTTTATCATCTCTTCAAAAGGATTTAGAAAATTTTCTAAATCCTTTTGATTTATCTTCTCTATATCATACTTATTTAAAAGCTCTAACACACATAAAGTAGACTCTATTGTTGATAGACAAAACTCAGCAGGTTGTTGTTTTATCTTAAATTGTGAAAGTTTTGTAGAATCAAAACTTATATGTTTTAACTCTTGTAAGTTTTTAGAATCTCGTAGCATCTTAAGAGAACACGACCAAGTAGAATCTATAATAAATATGGCTATATCTTTTTTTCTATAAGGGTTTTCATGAGTAATATTCAAAGATTTTTTTGATGGATACAAAACATAACTATCATAAGTTTCTATAATTTTATTAATACGAATGTGATTTGTGAAGTCAACACCAACAAAAAGTTCTGAATTTTCTAAAGAGAGATGTGTCAGATGCCCAGTTCCATTTTTTACTTTTTTAAACTCTTTTGGATGCATAAGAATTATAAATTTTGTTTTAGTTGGCACACTTTGAACATACTCACACATACATGAACTCAAAGGTCTATAACACTTATAACATTTCTTTCTATTTCCAAAATATGTTTTCAAAGTCCACCCAAAGCACGAAATGGAGCTATCAGTGGTGTAAAAAATACTAACTCATCATTCCATTTACTAAGAGATTTAGATAAGTTATCAAATATCGTGGCTTTATATTTTAGCTTTTGTATTTTCTCATTATTCTGTTTTATGGTATTTATTATTTTTATAAACTCTTCATTAGAAAACCCATAAACATAAGAAAAAACTTGAGAATCACTAGCTTGAATAATAATATTTAAATATCTTTCATCTTTTAGCTTTAACTGCACAAACTTTAAGTTATTTCTCTCATAGACAAGTTCATAAGTTTTTCTATCATCAAAGATATACATAACAGTATATAAACCACCATAAACAAACTCAAAATTTAAATCTGTTCTTGCATCTTCATAAAAAAGAACTCTCCCATAATCATCTTCAAGTTTTGAAATAGTTACAAAAAGATTTTTAAAGTTTAAAAAGTTAGAATTCAAAACTTTGTTAGTCAATTTTAAATCACTTGAATTATATTTTAAAATAAGCTCTTTTTCTTTACTTAAGTTCAATGAACTAGTAGAACATCCCAAGAATATAAATAGTGTTAAAAGTATAAAAATTAAATTTTTCATAGATTTATTATACTACAATTAGACTCACTAAAACACCAAAATAAGAGGATATCTTTTGTTGAAAAATTATGATCTTATAGTTGTTGGAGCTGGAGCAGCGGGAATGATAGCTGCAATAATAGCAGCTAGAGATGCTAAGAATGTACTACTATTAGAAAAACTTTCTCAAATAGGCTCAAAACTAAAGGCCACAGGTGGTGGTAGATGCAATCTTACAAACACACTTTCAAATGAAGAGTTTATGACAAAATTTGGACGAGATGGTCGTTTTATGCAAGATGCATTAAATGAGTTTAATCATAAAGACCTTATAAAATTTTTTAAAAACATTGGTGTTGAGACTCATGCACCTGATGGATTTAGAGTATTTCCAACTTCTCACAGTGCATCGACTATCATCTTTGCTCTAAAAAGTGAGATGCAAAGAGTTGGTGTAAAAGTTTTGTGTTCTCAAAAAGTAGAAAATTTACTTTTTGAAGATAAACAAATTGTAGGTGTTAAAACATTTTCAGATACATTTTTAGCACAAAATATCATCATATCAACAGGTGGTTTAGGTTATCCAACTCTTGGTGCTGAGGGAGATGGCTATGAACTTATTCAAAAGTTAGGTCACACAATAACTTCCTTACATCCAGCAATGATGCCACTAAAAACTAAAGAAAATTGGGTTTCAAATTGTCGTGCAGATACTATTGCAAAAGTAGAACTTCGTGTAAACATTCAAAAATATAAAAAACTAAAAGCATCTGGTGATTTAATATTTACAAAAAATGGAATTAGAGGTCCTGTAGTTTTGGACTTTGCAAGAGAGATAACACCTCTTTTAAGTAAATATGGCGAAGTTCCAATCCTAATAAACCTTACAAAAGGAAGAAATGAAGAGCAAATATCTCTGCATCTAAAAGATGAGGCTATTAAAAATCCAGATACAACAATATTAGAACTTGTATCTACCCTACTTCCAAATAATCTATCTTTAGAGTTATGTTTGCTAAGTGAAGTTAATCCAGATGATAAAATAAAAAACATACCAGGACAAAACAGAGCAAAACTTATAAATCTCCTTGCATGGACTCCACTAACAATTACAGGACATGATGGTTTTAAGATGGCTATGATTACACGAGGCGGAATAGTTTTAAAAGAGATAAATCCAAAAACAATGCAAAGCAAAATTATAAACGGATTGTACTTTTGTGGAGAAGTTATGAATCTTGATGGACCATGTGGAGGGTACAACCTCCAATGGTCTTTTGCTAGTGGTTATCTAGCAGGAAAGCTAAGAAGTTAAAACTACTTCTTTAGAACTTTTTTAGCCGCTTTTTTAGCCGCTTTCTTGTTTGCTGGTTTTTTCTTTGCAACTGATTTTGCTACTGATTTTGCCACAGCTTTTGCATCTTTTTTCTTAACAACACTTTTTTTAACTGCTTTTTTTGTCACTTTTGCAACAACTTTTTTAACGTCTTTTTTTGATAATTCTTTAGCCATTTAGACTCCTTTTATTATGTTAATAAGTTCCATTTGTATAAAACAAGATTGAACTTATACTTCATTATATCTATAAATAGTTACGAAATTATTAAATAACTAATAGAAGTAACGAATAGACGCAAAACCATATACTTTTGTATCTTTTACAAGTTTTATTTGCTCATCGCTAACAATTCCACCAAGGGCAAAAACTTTAATATCACAAATTTTCAAAAGTTTTTCTAACTCTTTTATCCCCTTTGGTTCACCCTTATTTGGAGATGCAAAAATCGGACTATAAGTAATTGCATCTGCTCCCAAACTTTGTGCTTTTAAGGCCTCATCTTGCGTATGAGTACTTACAATCACCTCAAGCCCTAGCTTTTTTGCACTTTTGATCTCATTTAATTGAGTAGATGTAAGATGCACTCCTTTTGCTTGTAGTTTTTTAGCTAAATTTGCGTCTGCGTGTATAAAACTTTTAATATCTTTAAACTGCTTACAAACCTCTACAAAGTGTGACGCTTGAGTGGCGTAATTTGGATTTGACTTATCTCTATATAGTGCAAAATCAGGTAGATGCTTACTAAATTGTTCATGTAAGATAGAGCGAAATACAGCAGGAGTATCTGTGTAAAACTCTCTTGAAGTTATAAGATATTTTTTCAATTTTTATCTCAAAAGAGGATTTGAAGAAACTTTTTTTGGAGCTACAAAGTCAACTTTTTTAGCTTCTTCTTCATTCTCAAATCTCTCTTTTACTCCATTTACATGATATGCCAAACGGTCTAATAAATAAAGTTCAGACTTACTATATTTTTTTTGTGAATCTTCTATAAAGCCTTGTAAAAAATCGATTTTTTCATTTTCTTCATCAAACTCTATACTTTTTATAATAGCTACGATTTCATCATATTCTTCATCACAAGAACTTAAAAAATCATATGATAAATCAATAGTTTTCATAGTCTCAAGAGCTGATGAAAAGTTAAAATGGTTATACAACATACAACCTACAAAATATTCAATATCCGAACTTTCAAACTCTGAATATTGTTTTTCTTCATCCAAGAAATGTTTATGCCAAATTTCTAAAATCTTTTTTATTTTTTTATTCATGTCGGAATTATACCTTATAGTGGCAAACACAGCTTTTAGTGACACATAAGTGACACTTTTTATCATAAGTATTTAAATCATCTTGGTCTAAAATTCCCATTACAAAAAGAAAGGGAGTTATGCGATGGTAGAAACAATTTTAAAAAGAGATGGTACACAAGCAGAATTTTTATCTTTCAAGATTGAAGATGCTATCAAAAAAGCTTTTAAAAGTGAACATATAACTTATGACAGTTCTATATTTTTCAACGTTCTTGATAGACTAAAAAGTAAAAGAGTTGTTGCTGTTGAAGACATTCAAGATGCTATAGAAAAAGAGCTTTATAAAGGTAGATATTTTGATGTTATGCGTTCATTCATTTTATATAGACATATGCACAAAATGCAGCGTGATGCTCTACTGGATGAAGATACAACATATATAAATTCAACTCAAACTATAGAAGAGTATATCAACAAAAGTGACTGGAGAATCAAAGCAAACTCTAACACAGGTTACTCAAATGCTGGTCTTGTAAATAATACAGCGGGAAAAGTTATAGCAAATTATTGGCTAGATAAAATCTACTCTAAAGAAGAAGGATATGCTCATAGAAATGGAGATTATCATATCCATGACTTAGATTGTTTAACTGGTTATTGCGCTGGTTGGAGTCTTCGTGTACTTCTAGATGAAGGCTTCAATGGAGTTCGCGGTCGTGTAGAGAGTGATGCTCCTAAACATTTTCGTGAAGCACTTGGACAAATGGCAAACTTTTTAGGCATCTTACAAAGTGAGTGGGCTGGTGCTCAAGCATTTTCATCGTTTGATACTTACTTAGCGCCGTATGTATTTCGTGATAAACTTCCATATAAAGAGATAAAAAAAGCAGTTAGAAGTTTTATATATAACTTAAATGTTCCAGCTCGTTGGGGGCAATCTCCTTTTACAAATGTAACTATAGACTGGACAGTTCCAGATGACTTAAAAGATCAAACTCCAACTTCAAAACAGTTGCATCTATTTAAAAATCTTTTAGATAGTGAGCTTGAAGCTGAAGCAAAAAAAAGAGGTTGTAATGCTCTTGATGAAATGACATACAAGTATTTTCAACCTGAGATGAACCAGATAAACAAAGCTTACTATGAAGTTATGACTGAGGGAGATAAAACTGGGCAACCATTTACATTCCCTATTCCTACTGTTAACATCACAGAAGATTTTGATTGGTATGGAGAAAACACAGATATTTTATTTGAAAATACAGCTAAAATAGGCTCTTCTTACTTTCAAAACTTTATAGGTTCTCAGTACAAAAGAGATACTAATGGTAACTTAGTAGAAAATGAAGAGGCTTATAAACCAGGTCATGTTAGAAGTATGTGTTGTAGATTGCAACTTGATTTAAGAGAACTTCTTAAACGTGGTGGTGGTCTTTTTGGAAGTGCTGAGATGACAGGAAGTATTGGAGTTGTAACTCTAAATATGGCTAGACTTGGTTTCTTGTATAAAGGCGATAAAGAAGCTCTTATGCTTCGTATAGATCAACTTATGAACTATGCAAAAAGTACTTTAGAGAAAAAGAGAGTTTTCATACAAGAGATGTATGATAGAGGGCTTTTCCCATATACTATGAGATATCTTCCAGGATTTAGAAACCATTTTTCAACTATTGGTGTAAATGGTATCAATGAGATGATAAGAAACTTTACATCAGATGCTTATGATATTAGTAGTGAAGATGGAATAGCGTTTGCAACTGAAATACTAAACCACATGAGAGATAAAATGGTTGAGTACCAAGAAGAGACAGGAAACCTTTATAATCTTGAAGCTACTCCAGCTGAGGGGACTACATACAGATTCGCTAAAGAAGATAAAAAAAGATATGGTGACTCAATAATCCAAGCTGGAATGGATAAAAATATTTACTATACAAACTCATCTCAAATCCCAGTTGATTTGACAAATGATCCTTTTGAAGCACTTACTCTTCAAGATGACTTACAGTGTAAATATACAGGCGGTACTGTTTTACATCTATATATGCAAGAGCAAGTTAGTTCAACTGAAGCGTGTAGAAAGTTAGTAAAAAATGTAATTTCTAACTTTAGATTGCCATACATAACAGTTACTCCTCTCTTCTCAGTATGTCCAAAGCATGGATATATTGCAGGAGAGCATGAGTATTGTCCAAAGTGTGATGAAGAATTAATTCATGAACAAGAAAACATTAAGTTAGAAATTTCGTAAACCAAAACAAAAGGAAAACACAACTATGAGTAAAAATGAAGCGTTAGCATTATTAAAAGAAAAAAGACAAAAGTGTATAGTATATACAAGAGTTATGGGTTACCACAGACCTGTTGAGAGTTTCAATGTAGGAAAAACTGGTGAACATAAACAAAGAAAGCAATTCACTGAACACTAGAGTTGTATATGATATAACAAAGTTCACTCATGTTGATTATCCTGACCATCTAGCTTGTATAGTGTGGTTTAGCGGATGCAACATGAGATGCGACTACTGTTATAACAAAGATATTGTATTTGCCAAAAATGGAAACTACACTACAAGTGATGTTTTAGAGTTTTTAAAAACACGCGTAAATATGCTTGAAGCTGTGGTTTTATCTGGTGGAGAAGCTGCTTCACATGATTTGGTGGAATTTTGCCAAGAGATAAAAAAGCTTGGTTTTAAAATTAAACTTGACACAAATGGCACTTATTTTAAAGAAGTAAAAAGATTACTAGAATTAAATCTTTTAGACTTTATAGCACTTGATTATAAAGCACCAAAAGAAAAATTCACACAAATAACCCACTCAAATAAATATGATGAGTTTTCAAAAACATTAGATTATCTTTTAGATGAATTTGAAAATTTCGAAGTAAGAACAACCCTCCATAATGACCTCTTAAATACTGATGATATAAATAAAATCATAGAGGATTTACTCCAAAGAGGCTACAATAAAAACTACTACATACAAAGATTTCAAGATACTGGAGTATCTATCGCAAATCTAAGCGAAGCAAAGAACTCTTTTGATGAATCTATGTTATCAAAAGATTTAAATATTGTATGGCGTTAACCTATATCAACTTTTCTATATTAATTATTAGCTAAAATGAAGCATCTGAAATATTAAGGTAAATTTTTATGCAGACACAAGAGATAGAACCAAAACTAAATAAACGTGAGAGATACAAGGCTAGACTTAGACCAATTGAGTACTTCAAAGAGTTTGAAAATCTTGATTTTGACAACTTAGGAGAAGGTGACAGATTTTTTCTTCAAGATTTCGGTATATTTACTACGGACTTTTTAGAAGATGAGTTTACTATACGTCTTCGTATAGCTGGTGGAAAGCTAACTCATGAGCAGTTTTCTTATGTTGCAGATGTGGTTGAAGAGTATGACTTAACAGTTATCACAACAGCTAGAGGTGGACTTCAAATTCACGGTCCAGACGAAGAAAATGTTCTTGAAATTTGGAAAAAATTCAACGCTCACGGTCTTACAACATGGCAAAGTTTTGGCGACAACATCAGAAATATAGTAACAGATGTTTTTGATGGACGTGGAAAATACAGTGAGATAGAAGCCTATCCAATCATTAAACAAATGGATGAGTACATCATAAAAAATCCTCGTTATGTAGGGATGCTACCTCGTCGTGTTAGTATTGGAGTAAGTGGAAATAGTGCAAGTGTAACTTCATTTTTTGCAAATGATTTATACTTTGCTCTTGCAAAAAAAGATAACATATATGGCTTTAATGTTTATATGGGTGGTAAAAATACAGAGATTGCTCAGGATGCTGATATCTTCTTAAAAGAAAATGAAGTATTTGATTTTTTTAAAGCTTTTGTTGAGGCATTTTATCTTCATGGCTCTCGTTTTTCTCGCTCTAAAACACGTCTATTTTATGTTATAGAAGAGATAGGACTTCCTGCTTTAAAAGCGCATATAGAAAAAGAATATGGCAGATTATTTGAATCTAGCGGAGAACTACAACTAGATAAAAAACATTTTTCTCCAAATGAAAAACTAAAAGATGGCACTTACTCGTACTGTTATCAAACTGATTTTGCTCGTCTTAATGTAGATGAAATGAAAGAGATAGCAAAGTTTGCATCTGATAACAAAGTAGAAATAAGAATAGGTGTTGATCAAAACATATATCTTTTAGGTTTAGCAGATGCATCTACACCTTTTGCATCTCCAAAAGATAGTTCTACTATCATCGCTTGTGCTGGAAATCTATGTCCATACTCTTTTTGGAGCATCAAAAACGAAACTCAGTATTTGCCACTAACTAAAATAGCCGAGCACGGTATAACAGTTGGTTTTTCTGGATGTATAAAAGGTTGCGGAAGACATAGACATACTGACATCGGTTTAGTAGGACTCAAAACAAACAACTTTGGAGATACAGATGGAGGTGCAAGAGTTTTCATAGGTGCTGTTCATACAACAGGACAAAGTATTGGAAGAATGCTTTTTTCTATGGTTCCTCTTGTACATCTAAACGAAACGCTTAGCATTATTATAAGCATCTATGAACAGAGTGGTTATAAAAATTTTGAAGAATTCTCAGATGCTATACTCAATAAGTTTTCCGAAGGTTTTTTAGCGCTATGGGTTTTGGCAAATATAGCTACAAAAAAAGCTCTAAAACTAGAACCAACTGGCTCAGGATTTGAATATGAGAAAAATCTTTTACAAACAAACTTCGCTGATGTTGATTTTTTAGAACCGATTGAAGAAGAGTTTTCACACGCAATTAGTGCTTTGGCTAAAAAACTCTGGACAGTAGAGGGAGAAGACCCTACTTATAAACCAAAGATAAATAGAGTTAACTTTCGTTAACTCTAACATAAAACTAAGAAAAAAACCTCAGTTTATAACCAAGTCCTTTTATATTTATGACTAAAGTTTTTGAGGTTTTTGCTCTTAAACGCCTAACAAAAGTTCTAAGCCTCTCATCGCTAACACTCTCACCCCAGATGCTCGTTTTGATAAACTCATCATTTATAATGCTATTTTCATTTTCTACAAGTAGAGTTATAAATTTTCTTTCATTTTTAGACAGAGGTACAAATCTTGACTCTTTATAGAGTGCATGAGTAGTTTTGTTAAAACTAAAACCATCGCACAACTCTACAATTTTACTACCAAGTTCATCCGATATAGAAGATATATACTCCAATATCTCTTCTGGATCATAAGGTTTTAAAAAATACTTTGCCACTCCTACATCTATGGCATTAAAAAGTTTTTCTCTCTCACTAAATGCACTTAAGATAATAACAGGGACATTTGGATTTATTTTTTTAATCTCTCCAGCCATATCAAGACCACAAAGGCGTGGCATATTTATATCTGTAATAACTATATCTGGAGAAATTTTATTGAACTTTTCTAGTCCTTCTTTACCATCTTTTGCAACAGTAAAACTATGAAAACTATCTCCAATAGCACCTTTTAGAAGTCTTGCTATGGACTCTTCATCTTCAACAAAAAGTACACGTAAACTTTTTAGTGACTTATCTCTCATGGCTAAACTCACTACTAATTAAAGGTATTTTTATAACAAAAATCGTTATACCTTTTTTACTTGTTGCATCTAAAAAACCATTCATTCCCTGTTCACAGATCATTTTAGACATAAAAAGACCA is a window of uncultured Sulfurimonas sp. DNA encoding:
- a CDS encoding NAD(P)/FAD-dependent oxidoreductase, with amino-acid sequence MKNYDLIVVGAGAAGMIAAIIAARDAKNVLLLEKLSQIGSKLKATGGGRCNLTNTLSNEEFMTKFGRDGRFMQDALNEFNHKDLIKFFKNIGVETHAPDGFRVFPTSHSASTIIFALKSEMQRVGVKVLCSQKVENLLFEDKQIVGVKTFSDTFLAQNIIISTGGLGYPTLGAEGDGYELIQKLGHTITSLHPAMMPLKTKENWVSNCRADTIAKVELRVNIQKYKKLKASGDLIFTKNGIRGPVVLDFAREITPLLSKYGEVPILINLTKGRNEEQISLHLKDEAIKNPDTTILELVSTLLPNNLSLELCLLSEVNPDDKIKNIPGQNRAKLINLLAWTPLTITGHDGFKMAMITRGGIVLKEINPKTMQSKIINGLYFCGEVMNLDGPCGGYNLQWSFASGYLAGKLRS
- a CDS encoding tRNA-uridine aminocarboxypropyltransferase → MKTYFGNRKKCYKCYRPLSSCMCEYVQSVPTKTKFIILMHPKEFKKVKNGTGHLTHLSLENSELFVGVDFTNHIRINKIIETYDSYVLYPSKKSLNITHENPYRKKDIAIFIIDSTWSCSLKMLRDSKNLQELKHISFDSTKLSQFKIKQQPAEFCLSTIESTLCVLELLNKYDIEKINQKDLENFLNPFEEMIKYQQNIIANPISNAVRFKRRN
- a CDS encoding thiamine phosphate synthase yields the protein MKKYLITSREFYTDTPAVFRSILHEQFSKHLPDFALYRDKSNPNYATQASHFVEVCKQFKDIKSFIHADANLAKKLQAKGVHLTSTQLNEIKSAKKLGLEVIVSTHTQDEALKAQSLGADAITYSPIFASPNKGEPKGIKELEKLLKICDIKVFALGGIVSDEQIKLVKDTKVYGFASIRYFY
- a CDS encoding ribonucleoside triphosphate reductase, whose translation is MVETILKRDGTQAEFLSFKIEDAIKKAFKSEHITYDSSIFFNVLDRLKSKRVVAVEDIQDAIEKELYKGRYFDVMRSFILYRHMHKMQRDALLDEDTTYINSTQTIEEYINKSDWRIKANSNTGYSNAGLVNNTAGKVIANYWLDKIYSKEEGYAHRNGDYHIHDLDCLTGYCAGWSLRVLLDEGFNGVRGRVESDAPKHFREALGQMANFLGILQSEWAGAQAFSSFDTYLAPYVFRDKLPYKEIKKAVRSFIYNLNVPARWGQSPFTNVTIDWTVPDDLKDQTPTSKQLHLFKNLLDSELEAEAKKRGCNALDEMTYKYFQPEMNQINKAYYEVMTEGDKTGQPFTFPIPTVNITEDFDWYGENTDILFENTAKIGSSYFQNFIGSQYKRDTNGNLVENEEAYKPGHVRSMCCRLQLDLRELLKRGGGLFGSAEMTGSIGVVTLNMARLGFLYKGDKEALMLRIDQLMNYAKSTLEKKRVFIQEMYDRGLFPYTMRYLPGFRNHFSTIGVNGINEMIRNFTSDAYDISSEDGIAFATEILNHMRDKMVEYQEETGNLYNLEATPAEGTTYRFAKEDKKRYGDSIIQAGMDKNIYYTNSSQIPVDLTNDPFEALTLQDDLQCKYTGGTVLHLYMQEQVSSTEACRKLVKNVISNFRLPYITVTPLFSVCPKHGYIAGEHEYCPKCDEELIHEQENIKLEIS
- a CDS encoding anaerobic ribonucleoside-triphosphate reductase activating protein — its product is MNINKESNSLNTRVVYDITKFTHVDYPDHLACIVWFSGCNMRCDYCYNKDIVFAKNGNYTTSDVLEFLKTRVNMLEAVVLSGGEAASHDLVEFCQEIKKLGFKIKLDTNGTYFKEVKRLLELNLLDFIALDYKAPKEKFTQITHSNKYDEFSKTLDYLLDEFENFEVRTTLHNDLLNTDDINKIIEDLLQRGYNKNYYIQRFQDTGVSIANLSEAKNSFDESMLSKDLNIVWR
- a CDS encoding nitrite/sulfite reductase, with translation MQTQEIEPKLNKRERYKARLRPIEYFKEFENLDFDNLGEGDRFFLQDFGIFTTDFLEDEFTIRLRIAGGKLTHEQFSYVADVVEEYDLTVITTARGGLQIHGPDEENVLEIWKKFNAHGLTTWQSFGDNIRNIVTDVFDGRGKYSEIEAYPIIKQMDEYIIKNPRYVGMLPRRVSIGVSGNSASVTSFFANDLYFALAKKDNIYGFNVYMGGKNTEIAQDADIFLKENEVFDFFKAFVEAFYLHGSRFSRSKTRLFYVIEEIGLPALKAHIEKEYGRLFESSGELQLDKKHFSPNEKLKDGTYSYCYQTDFARLNVDEMKEIAKFASDNKVEIRIGVDQNIYLLGLADASTPFASPKDSSTIIACAGNLCPYSFWSIKNETQYLPLTKIAEHGITVGFSGCIKGCGRHRHTDIGLVGLKTNNFGDTDGGARVFIGAVHTTGQSIGRMLFSMVPLVHLNETLSIIISIYEQSGYKNFEEFSDAILNKFSEGFLALWVLANIATKKALKLEPTGSGFEYEKNLLQTNFADVDFLEPIEEEFSHAISALAKKLWTVEGEDPTYKPKINRVNFR
- a CDS encoding response regulator transcription factor — translated: MRDKSLKSLRVLFVEDEESIARLLKGAIGDSFHSFTVAKDGKEGLEKFNKISPDIVITDINMPRLCGLDMAGEIKKINPNVPVIILSAFSEREKLFNAIDVGVAKYFLKPYDPEEILEYISSISDELGSKIVELCDGFSFNKTTHALYKESRFVPLSKNERKFITLLVENENSIINDEFIKTSIWGESVSDERLRTFVRRLRAKTSKTLVINIKGLGYKLRFFS
- a CDS encoding DUF6858 family protein, yielding MQKSIFMEKYPIYSIEFNKDEIFLKTTKEIVEYFVEKIQNHPVAVNIAVFDHYNHTKKLDGVINDEILDAQNVIFCFGAALPSSKILAARPRSIGVSELKDKFSIDFIEAPNEKLTEVMKEWVLDLKSK
- the nrdD gene encoding anaerobic ribonucleoside-triphosphate reductase — its product is MSKNEALALLKEKRQKCIVYTRVMGYHRPVESFNVGKTGEHKQRKQFTEH